A segment of the Cololabis saira isolate AMF1-May2022 chromosome 3, fColSai1.1, whole genome shotgun sequence genome:
TTCTTTAAGAATTATATACATATTGCCCTCAGTTACAGTCCTGAGTTTGCACTGTGAATAATGCATTCGTTAgtagtaataatgataatgtgaTTTgttaatattcttgttttgctaggtGAACATGGTCAAGTTCCGAAATGTAAAGACGTATATCAACATACAACGGATTCCCCTTAGAGGACGGTCAAGAACATACAGAAGCTATCTGCAACGAGAAGATATGAGACCAGCTTCAGTATCATTGTCCACAAATCCACCAGATGCACCACCCTGCCTTGTGTCACCTTGTGTTGACCATTGTTTGGCTAGCAGCAGTCAAGAGGGTAATGCCACTGTGGaggtagagtgtgtgtgtggtacaAGTATAAATATCACATAATGTATTATTCATACAAACAAACTGTTTATTATTGATGGAGAAGGGGTGGGAGCAATAACTCCCATTCCCCTCATTTTTGAATATGCATTTTGTTGTTATAGGCATGGCAACGTGTGCGGGAAGTTCTTCTCCGTGTGAGTGCAGAGCTGCTTTGCCCTCCACAAGAGGCATCCTGCACAGTTTGCAGCAGTTCGCTCACTGAAAGTGAGCTGTGGCGATGCATGGATTGTGGAAGTGAGGCCTACTTCTGCGCCACTTGTGTCCAGAAAGTTCACCAGACCACTGCTGTGGTGCATGTTCTAGAAAGATGGGAGGTTTGTATCACTCAGGAATGAGAAACAACTTTTGACACACACAGGTTTTCAGGTTTAAAGAATAGTgtggatttgttttttgttcaagctccatcatttttgttattttcagaAAGACTGGAGGTAGGGTGAGCAATTCCAAAGGTGAGGGCAGGAAGGGCAGGAAGCAAGGGTGGCAGAGCCTTAATGCAATGCTAACAAGGATTATGGTATATGGACCAGAGCTAGGCCTTAACCCATCTCATGATGGTACAGATCAGCATTATATGTGTCTCTAAATTCTATAAATGGTAAACTATCCCTTGGTAGAATATGTTTGAGTAGATGGTTGGCAAGCTGGATATGCCGCAGTGGATTCCTTAGGAGCCTTATGCTTTTGTTTACTCATCTGCCCACTAAGTTGTAAATAACTTGTTTTGGGTAACTGAGAGTGAAGGTTGAATGTATCATCAGCTGCTGATTTGATTTGtgatattgttattattatttggtTTGTTCTGCACTGTGTCACACTAAGTGTTTCTAGGTCAAACTTGTTTGCGCTGGCATCCGAGTGTAAAGTTTTAATCCTACTCGGTGCCTACAGCTTGGCCGGGCATTCCCACAAACAGGGTGATCTCTATGTGGCCTTATTTTTCCACAGTCTTATGCCTTATGTCTATCTGATCaggcatgtttttcttttatggtTAAGGCAGGTGAATTTCAACAGAGCATTCCTGACGGCTTCTGTTGGAATTGGTCACGGAAGGATCATGATTGTGAAATGTCATATCATCGTGTACTGAAAGTATTCGACTGTCAAGGTATGCCACAAAGCAGTCATCCTCCTTGTATAATGatgaaaattatgagaaaaaaaatgttggcaaCACCTCACACCTGTTCTGTGTCATAAATTCTAGGAAGGTGCCATGATGTTTCCATCCAGTTCTGTTCATGTGAAACAGAGGTTGCAACACTGCTTCGTTACAGCCTTTGGCCCGCCACTGTAAAGAGGCCCCAAAGCGCTGTTTCAACTAAGCTGATGGACATTATCTGCAGGTTGCAGTTAGAGTGTGGTGTGTCGCTGAAGGCCATATGCACAGCCATTCAGCAGTCATCTTTGTCTTCCGAGGTTTCTCCTTTATTCATATGAATCCTGTGTAATAGAGATGCTCCGATCAGGTATTTTTGTGATTGATACCGATCACTGATTGTTTTTTGTCATGATCGGCCAATATTGATATGTCCAATACCGATCTTGTGAAATGTTGCAAATATGAATATTTATATTTCCCAAATTACAAAACTGTTCCTGTATATGGGGAGAATGTTCAGGCCTTTCACAAAAATGCAAATCTATGTTAtactgtgtgtgagagagagattgGGATTTATACCACTTAAATGGTGTAAAAGATCAGTTTCTCCAGATAGGGTAAATTATATGATCAGAGTGAATATCAGCCAATATGGCCCATTATCGGAGCATCTCTACTGTTTAACATCACTACCTTATTTGGAAAACGTGTTTCATTAGTGACAGCCCTGTTGTGAACGTTGAATGTTTGCATTACAGTGCCAGGACCTTTACCGCCATCTGGTAAAAGAATCCTACGAAGAATATCGGCATCTGCGATACCAGATGACTACACTGCGCCATCTTGGGGCTGATGTCACTGATGGCGCACAGTGTCCCATTTGTCCACAAGTATGCCATGTTAaattattgatttttatttaattcactaGTAGAATGTATTTATTGGCTACAGAACCCTTGAATAAagctttacttttctcagtcacaaAATGACAAATGCTACCAAACATAATGCAGATAGCTGGGTCtggattgttgttgttgtttagtgtggttaatttgtgtactgaaaatgtattttgagtACCACTAAAGAAATCAggatcataatatatatatagtatagttacgtaatgtttttgtaattgcaacAGCCCTTGTAATATTTAATTTGTATCACCAACACATACCTATTGTCATACATTTTAATCCTTATTTGTCATAGGAAGATggagttctggttctggctgCAGATGGGCTGTTTGGCCTACCAAGAAAGAAGTCTTCTGGGAGAAGTTTTGAGGGACCGAAGCACAATAATCGCTTTTTCTCGCCACAAGATGATGTTGATGCCTTTGTAAAAGAACAGCAACATACACCTGAGGAGGTACTATTTTGACTATATTTCATAATTTGATTTTTCTTAATGTGATGTAAGAAATTGTTAATACTGTGGATTCTCAATTCACGAGAGAGTAATTATTACTTTCCAATCTTTACAGGGTTGTGCCAACTTTCAAGCTGGCAGTGCGCTCAggtcaaaattaaaaaatgccaAATTGGATGAAACCGGAGTGTTTGGCATGGCCTGTAAGCACGAACATCCACGGAGATTTCTTAGTCTTAAGAGAGGCGAGAGGTATAGCAAATATCCATGGCAATCCAAATTTCATACAAAGTTGATTAAAATATCCAGATTCAGTTCACATTTGGATCTTTTCTCTAGCCTTTCGAATGCAGTCTACCTGATGAAGGAGCTGCAAGAAGATCTGGGGGGAAATAAAAAACTTGTCTTCATGTATGACATAGGATGCAAGTTGAAGCCTCATTTGGAGGTAATATGATCTGCATGTTTTGAATCTGTAATGGCTAAACAACAGTGAAACACAGCTGGACTCTTAGTCAAAACATCTACAATACATTTAGTGTATGGCTTAAGTAATAAAGTATTCTCATTTCACATTTTCTTTCAGAAGTTTTTCCCGAATCTTCTGGACAACACCACAATCGCTGTCCCTGCATTCCATGCTTATGGACATGGTGTTGCTTGTCAGGTAAGGGTTATTGTTAGTTTTGTTATAAGCATTTTGTGAGACGGTATTAACGAAGTTGAATATTTACATCTCGCTTTGGTTCAATCTTTTCTAGATTTCCCACGCATGTAGGAATGTTGAGGGTGCCGGTCTTTGTGATGGGGAGCAATTGGAGAGGTTATGGTCATTCCTACGTCGCTTCGGAAAAGTGACAAAGGAAATGACCCCATCCCACCGAATTGACCTGCTGACCGATGCACTGCTACACTACagtgaaaaaataagaaaaaaccaAGGTAATAAAgggtatgttttttttcctctgatcTTAGATCCAGCATTCCCATAATTTACTAAAATTTTAAATGTTGGCATAGTGTTTGAAAGGATTCTGTGGAATTTCTCAGAAAATGTACCACAGGTTAGATGCGGTAACATTTACGACCAGTCAGAATTAAATGCATTGAATTAAGTGACTACAGTAGCATATTAGAGAGAGGGGTAATTTCTTCAGTCTCAGTTCTGTACTCAACGTGGGAATAATCAGAAACCTGGATCAACCGCCGACTTACCAGATTTTAACCGTCGGCCATGTATTACACCTGTGACAATAATGCAATGTTTGGCTAGAGAGTTTGAGACATCTAACACAAAAGATGCATGTTAACAAACCTGTGTTGAAAACCTAAAAGTGAATTACTTTAGTCTATTTGTGAAACCACATGAGTAAATGtcccatttctcatttttatagCCAAAGCCCTGTGTTCCAAAGCTGAGAAAACCAATTCAGTTGAAGAGGAAGCAAAGACAGAAATTGCTGAAATCATGAAACAAACaggtagtttatttatttttttttcctcaaatttGATCGTCAAGGACATGGTATTTGGGGATGCTCCTTAGTCATTTTAGAACTGAAAATGACTTTTGGCTTGGGGCACCCCAGGTTAAAACGTTTTCATTTCACCCAAGGTAACCTtacatttatatagcacaataaTCATGTAATTGCAGCTGTTATTGCACTTAACTCAAGACAGCAAAAAACGTATATCGCATCAAAAGATAATTTCTTGAGTGTGACTGCTGTGCGATAGAAGCTGTTACTGAATCTTCTGGTCCCTGACTTGATCACTATTGATAAACTTGATCACCCCTGGACTTTGTCGCTGCACCCACTTTGAGAAAGCCTCCAGTCTCTCCCACTATTTAATAAACCGAAAATAGATTTTCAGGTGGGTCGACAATTTCCCCCAATCACAAGAGTACCCATGTATTGGCTTCAATTAGTCTTCCCATTATGTCAGCTCATTTCTTTATCACTTCCAATTTCAGTTGTTTAATCTGTGTCCTCCGTGAATTGCTGTTCTGACCTGAAAATGCATTTCCAGATTAATAGACCTGGAGAGACATGGAGACTCCTGTTACTGAGTACACACACTGTCAATGAGTGCTGTCAGAATGTAGGCCTATTTAACACTTACATTGTTTTCTTGAAAGGCCTCACCGAGCTGGATGTACAGCGTTGGGCAGAACATTATAAGTCGGAGGCAAAGAAAACGATTGATTGGACGTGGGAGGAGGACTATGTTCAGAAACTACTGGAACACCAGcatctgtgagtgtgtgcagcacaacatgtttctgtttatcATTGTAAATGTCTTACATGTTGCAAGCACATCTTTGTAGTGTAGTACCATAAATGGTAAGGGTACCATGTAAATTAATGAATCAGCTGACGTCCCACTGAacaaattttgtctttttttcccaggGAAGTCTTGAACCGCATGGCCACCTCTGATCCTGAGCTCAGAGCACGTTTGGAAAAGTAAGTACACATTAGTCTGTACATTTGTGTGGGGATTACTTCTGTATTGGGCAGAAGCGCTCTTAACAATAGACGGACTATATAGTGTTTGAgagtaatgtttgtttttttgtatttgttttaaaaacgcCATAGACAATGAAGGGAAATTAATGTTTGGGGCCGATTGTTAGATCTCCGGCCATTAAGAGACAGTTTCACTAATCTTATCAGGGACGGCTCTTAATTTTGCCATACAACTGGCAAAATGTCTTCACTTCTTAATGGAAGCTGTCCAGCTGTCTAGTTTGTGCTCATGCTTTTAAATGTGTACTTTGAAATGTTGCACTAGGTTGACGTTACAACATTCAATTCATTTTTCCACTTCCTTGGGAATTACAGCTGGGCATTGCCACTGATGTCACTGCTTACATCCATGTCACAGCTTACATTCAATTTACAGGTCAGAGAGGCAGCTTCAGACAATTGAGAGGAAACGTCATGTTGGGGGAAGATGGACTTTAAACACTGAAGCATCTAGACACCTCCTAAGTGCCATAGATGACAAGAAACGGCAGCACGCACTGCAGGCAATGTACAGGCTGGTCTTGGAGCGCAGGTTCCTATGCGGCCTGGTGAGAAAATATGCTGGTAAGTAAATCTATCAATtgtcatttaaacaaaaaaatcgtCCTGCTGGGGGGGGGCTGTCTTTTTGATAGACAGCTGTGGCGGCCAATTGGCGGGTTTCTCGGGTTTCAGTCATTACCTGAGGTCCGAGACACATGAGGGTTACTCCGAACTGGCCCTGGTTCGGTTCGGACCCCGGGTATTTTTGGATCTTGAAGACCTCTACCTAGAATAATAGTTGGctattcattttgtttttgttttttcctttcagcgagggttagggttagcgaTCTCCTTGTTTCGTGCATGCACACTAATTTCTGACTTAACCAAGCACTCAAACACTTCTAAGGGAAAGTAAGATTATGCCTCCAGGTTTCGGTGATTAATGGAAGGCAGAGCTTTTCAGAGTAAAATCTGCCTCATCTGCTGGGCACTCTACCCAGTTATGTCATTGTTGCAACACTGGCTGTCTTTGGGCATTGTGCATAGGCGTAAGACACTCATTGTTTTGTTATGATTGTTATTTTGAGGAACCCTGGAATGACTTATAGACTAAACTAAAAGTGGCTTCTGTGATTCTATTGATTTTTAAAATGATGCCATGGGCACATTTTCCAGACACCCCTGCTTTGACATATACAGTAGCACATGTTTTATATTAGTTTAGTAGCAGAGATTGTTGCTTAGTTTTACTTTATTTGACGTTCCTGTTACTCCTTGCGCTTTATAGGCAGTGGGTACTGTACTTAACAAATGTTGTCCTGTATGTGAGGTTACTGTCAGAGGTGTGTGCTATTATTTGCCTCTtctctcttgtaaaagagaccTGAGTCTCAATGTGAATTTTAATGgttgaataaataatgaaaatgtaTGAATCCTTTGTTTTTCAGATGGACAGAAGATAGCCATCAGATTGTCTAAAAAGATCAATGTGGTTGGCCAGAAGATCAAGAACAAGGTCAAAGAGTACAACTCCACAGGAACATCTAGCGCCTTGGTGTACCATGAAGTCATCCAGATTGACAACCCCATCTGGTCAACCATGGTCCACTCCGAAAAAGATGCGGACATATCCGTCAAACAgagactttttgttttgttgaacaCCGCCGAAAGGGCATCAGAAGAGAGAGAGTACTTGTCGGAGGAATGCATGGCAGGCAAGCTGTTCTATGAGAAGCAGCTTGTAGAGGTTGAGAAATGCCTCTTACCAGACAGTTTGCCGTCGGTGTCCTCTAGAGAGGACAAAGGAGCCCGTGCTGCATTGCTTGCCAAGAAAAGAGAGTTTTTGTTCCTTCACTCAAAATATGTCAATCTTGTCAATCTTCTCAGAAGTACAGATGTCATTGATGAGGTGAACAGCGCTGACTCTGACATTAGTACGGACGAAGAGGAGGAttatgatgaagaggaggaccaAGCAGTGCATCATTCCTTGCCTGAGTGAAAGACTGCTCataatttctctctctctctctctctctctctctctctctctctctcaaactCAATTGTTCAGTTATTCCTGACACTTCAGTCCAATAGTGTCTGCAGACGGCGTGGAGAggctaagggccaatcccaattctccttcactcgcccttcttttctccactcgcacttcttttcttccctaagccctaaaaaagaagggggagattttagggcacttgacatctagggcacttggcccaggtgcctgtcccatttctcctactccccctcgttttcatccctaacctgatcaggaagcagagagccaaaagctgttttaatttcagctgtagcgctgttaatatggcactttattaagttctaatattttttcaggtataaaggtaaccttaagatccgcaacctgggctcagtttatccaaataacgcctgttaagaaatttgacccgatgttttcggagatgagaagagccgccggccccggggagcagcctcagctcacagcccgagatcagacgtgtccgccgggtcaagctgctgcgtcagccccgggagagaaactctctcccgggacgcagctctgttgagaatcacgccggctgaaataaatcatttaggaatatgttggtttaatagatgaaatctaacagttgtagctacgcctgttaagaaatttgcttcgaaatttagagatttctgtctgccggctccggagtttgggtccgtgtttaatcgacgcagagcctacggcgtagggtacggcgtacggcgcgcgtcgccgcgtacatcgacgcagaccttacggcgtaggttacgtaacctctgccgtaggctctgcgttggtgtaacgcggaaccatacatccctttattctggcgtgatcttctacaactttatctgaaagtgtttaaattacacagataacagctggattactttgtggtttctgaagactattatatcagaaacatccaaaacaaatctgacgagtcacaggattatttctctctatttctctgagacgagtctgcctgtttgccttcggtcggcgagtcaaatcgacgcagagccgacggcaaaagcattctgggaaattctcataccccctcgctcgccaagtcagcatctgaaatccctcgatttgaaggggctattctcagcccctcaccctcgttatgccccctccccctaggtgaaaagaggaattgggacaccactactttcacgggaacgcgcaaaagttagggttagtgaagaaaactagggcgagggggagtattgtgACGCAGCCTAAGTGTTTCTTTTCACGTAAAAAGAAAGAGCAGTCCTGTTACGGATGCAGGGATAGGGGATATGTTATTTGTTTGTATGTGTGCGCGCCTGTCTGTCTGTTTGTTCCTCCTCCCTCTGCAGTCCCGTTACTCCAGCCTGACGCTCCCCACCAATGAACGTACCAATGGAGCGCTCCCCACCAATCGCTGTCAGGCTGGTGTATCAAGTGTATCAAGTGTATGTATCAAGGTGAGAGAGAGGGGCACAGTGTAGAGAAGAAGCTGTTAGTATATGGAGTTAACTCATTTTCTCGTGAAGTGTTTTGTTATGGCAAATGCGAGAGTCCATAACATTTAATGTTTGTTGTGCATTTTAtgtaataaagtgtaaaaacttgtactttcattgtgtttcatcaATTGTATTACCGGTACACTGTTTTTATTCCACTACATCACAGGGACACTGTTGTTTTACTCAACTACTTTGCAGATTTAGGTTACGAATACAAAAATATCTTCA
Coding sequences within it:
- the LOC133440538 gene encoding uncharacterized protein LOC133440538 isoform X1, producing the protein MITFVVKTKTKTEEEEDKEEEEDKEDKEDKEDNDISVLCFRPLKVNMVKFRNVKTYINIQRIPLRGRSRTYRSYLQREDMRPASVSLSTNPPDAPPCLVSPCVDHCLASSSQEGNATVEAWQRVREVLLRVSAELLCPPQEASCTVCSSSLTESELWRCMDCGSEAYFCATCVQKVHQTTAVVHVLERWEAGEFQQSIPDGFCWNWSRKDHDCEMSYHRVLKVFDCQGRCHDVSIQFCSCETEVATLLRYSLWPATVKRPQSAVSTKLMDIICRLQLECGVSLKAICTAIQQSSLSSECQDLYRHLVKESYEEYRHLRYQMTTLRHLGADVTDGAQCPICPQEDGVLVLAADGLFGLPRKKSSGRSFEGPKHNNRFFSPQDDVDAFVKEQQHTPEEGCANFQAGSALRSKLKNAKLDETGVFGMACKHEHPRRFLSLKRGESLSNAVYLMKELQEDLGGNKKLVFMYDIGCKLKPHLEKFFPNLLDNTTIAVPAFHAYGHGVACQISHACRNVEGAGLCDGEQLERLWSFLRRFGKVTKEMTPSHRIDLLTDALLHYSEKIRKNQAKALCSKAEKTNSVEEEAKTEIAEIMKQTGLTELDVQRWAEHYKSEAKKTIDWTWEEDYVQKLLEHQHLEVLNRMATSDPELRARLEKSERQLQTIERKRHVGGRWTLNTEASRHLLSAIDDKKRQHALQAMYRLVLERRFLCGLVRKYADGQKIAIRLSKKINVVGQKIKNKVKEYNSTGTSSALVYHEVIQIDNPIWSTMVHSEKDADISVKQRLFVLLNTAERASEEREYLSEECMAGKLFYEKQLVEVEKCLLPDSLPSVSSREDKGARAALLAKKREFLFLHSKYVNLVNLLRSTDVIDEVNSADSDISTDEEEDYDEEEDQAVHHSLPE
- the LOC133440538 gene encoding uncharacterized protein LOC133440538 isoform X2, producing MHHPALCHLVLTIVWLAAVKRAWQRVREVLLRVSAELLCPPQEASCTVCSSSLTESELWRCMDCGSEAYFCATCVQKVHQTTAVVHVLERWEAGEFQQSIPDGFCWNWSRKDHDCEMSYHRVLKVFDCQGRCHDVSIQFCSCETEVATLLRYSLWPATVKRPQSAVSTKLMDIICRLQLECGVSLKAICTAIQQSSLSSECQDLYRHLVKESYEEYRHLRYQMTTLRHLGADVTDGAQCPICPQEDGVLVLAADGLFGLPRKKSSGRSFEGPKHNNRFFSPQDDVDAFVKEQQHTPEEGCANFQAGSALRSKLKNAKLDETGVFGMACKHEHPRRFLSLKRGESLSNAVYLMKELQEDLGGNKKLVFMYDIGCKLKPHLEKFFPNLLDNTTIAVPAFHAYGHGVACQISHACRNVEGAGLCDGEQLERLWSFLRRFGKVTKEMTPSHRIDLLTDALLHYSEKIRKNQAKALCSKAEKTNSVEEEAKTEIAEIMKQTGLTELDVQRWAEHYKSEAKKTIDWTWEEDYVQKLLEHQHLEVLNRMATSDPELRARLEKSERQLQTIERKRHVGGRWTLNTEASRHLLSAIDDKKRQHALQAMYRLVLERRFLCGLVRKYADGQKIAIRLSKKINVVGQKIKNKVKEYNSTGTSSALVYHEVIQIDNPIWSTMVHSEKDADISVKQRLFVLLNTAERASEEREYLSEECMAGKLFYEKQLVEVEKCLLPDSLPSVSSREDKGARAALLAKKREFLFLHSKYVNLVNLLRSTDVIDEVNSADSDISTDEEEDYDEEEDQAVHHSLPE